The following is a genomic window from Malus sylvestris chromosome 7, drMalSylv7.2, whole genome shotgun sequence.
GTTTTGGTGGACGTCGTCATTCAAAAACAAGATGAGTTGAGGCATACTTTGCAAGCAGTTCAAAAGCATTGTGGTTTGCAAAGTCTTCAAACTGAACGAGAACTTTCTCCCCGTAATTCTGCTTGACTGCAGTCATGAACTCTTGTAGGAGTTCGGCATATTCCTGCCCAGTAGCCCTCTTTTGCCTCAGCCCTATGTAGAACTCATCATTCAACAGCTTCTCATTGTTTGTACCAACATCAATGGTTACAGGCAAGCAAGCAGAAGGACGAACTCCTCCAAGTGCCGTGTATAGAGCAAGTTTACCCACAGGAATACCCATTCCATGACAGCCAAGATCCCCAAGCCCTAGGATCCGCTCTCCATCAGTGACAACAATGACTTGAATATTCTTCTCAGGCCAGTTCCTTAATACTTCAAGAATCTTGCCCTTTTCTTTCAAACTTATGAAAAGACCCTGTGGTTGCGTAAAGATGCTTCCATATTTCTGGCAAGTTTCACCGCTAGTAGGAGTATAGACAACCGGAAGTAATTCCTCAACATGTTCAATAAGAAGCTTGTAGAATAGCTTTTCATTTCTCCCCTGAAGATCAATCATAGCGATATACTTCTGCAGTGGAACTTGATACTGACGGATACTGTTGATCATTTTCTTAACCTGAAGTTCTTGAGAAATAACAATTGGGGGAAGAAGACCACGCAAGTAGTGggcatctctctctttctttgtgAAAGCAAGACCTTTGTTGTGGTGTGGAGATCGTATCAATGTATATCCACTAGCAACCGAGACACTCCAGGGCGTGACGAGTTGGTCCTCGGTGGCAATATCCTCACCGTacacgtcttgtaccccaccATGGACGGTAGATTTCAGCTCAAACACCTTGGATTCGGCCTTCACGTCCTGCAATGGGTTCTCCATCACAACGCTACCGTTTCGGTCGCTTGTCCGGACTTTTGGGACCACAGCCACCACTTTTAGCGACGTTGACCGCCTCTTCTGGCTCTGAGAGAATGGGCTTGAAGACCCAGCAATGCCCGGTTTCCCCAGAAAACAGCTTCT
Proteins encoded in this region:
- the LOC126629480 gene encoding NADP-dependent malic enzyme 4, chloroplastic-like; this translates as MMSLNRSCFLGKPGIAGSSSPFSQSQKRRSTSLKVVAVVPKVRTSDRNGSVVMENPLQDVKAESKVFELKSTVHGGVQDVYGEDIATEDQLVTPWSVSVASGYTLIRSPHHNKGLAFTKKERDAHYLRGLLPPIVISQELQVKKMINSIRQYQVPLQKYIAMIDLQGRNEKLFYKLLIEHVEELLPVVYTPTSGETCQKYGSIFTQPQGLFISLKEKGKILEVLRNWPEKNIQVIVVTDGERILGLGDLGCHGMGIPVGKLALYTALGGVRPSACLPVTIDVGTNNEKLLNDEFYIGLRQKRATGQEYAELLQEFMTAVKQNYGEKVLVQFEDFANHNAFELLAKYASTHLVFE